One stretch of Shewanella sp. Arc9-LZ DNA includes these proteins:
- a CDS encoding helix-turn-helix domain-containing protein, which translates to MRWDQVNTQTCSIARSLSIFGDSWTLLIVRQIFMRIRRFSDIQQSLGITKHRLSDRLNRLVEEEIIYKHLYDEKYNRFEYKLTERGLELYPVLLSITAWGDKWTADADGAPVEYVHKNCGEHAKPILSCSHCHEQIDATNTTMRVGPGLQKKLNRGEVKETDINLYSRAFQDFNK; encoded by the coding sequence ATGCGATGGGATCAAGTTAATACTCAAACCTGCTCTATAGCCCGTTCCTTATCTATATTCGGCGATTCATGGACATTATTAATTGTCCGACAAATATTCATGAGAATTCGCCGGTTTTCTGATATACAGCAATCTCTTGGTATTACTAAACACAGGCTATCTGATAGATTAAATAGGTTGGTAGAAGAAGAAATAATTTATAAGCATTTGTATGATGAAAAATACAATAGATTTGAGTATAAGCTCACCGAACGAGGGCTTGAGCTTTATCCAGTGCTACTCAGTATTACTGCTTGGGGAGATAAATGGACTGCCGATGCCGATGGAGCACCAGTCGAATACGTCCATAAAAACTGTGGTGAACATGCTAAGCCCATATTATCTTGTAGCCATTGCCATGAACAAATAGATGCGACTAATACCACAATGCGTGTAGGCCCTGGTTTACAAAAAAAATTGAATCGTGGCGAAGTAAAAGAAACAGATATCAATTTATACAGTAGAGCTTTTCAAGATTTTAATAAATAA
- a CDS encoding molybdopterin-dependent oxidoreductase, producing the protein MSQEKQKALLKKSSCILCSVNCGLDIQTGGETGRELLKIKGDKDNPSSQGYLCNKAARLNHYQMGQDRINSPMRRKSDGSYEAVSWETAIKEVASGLNKVKQNHGGDKILFIGGGGQGNHLGGLYSDGLQKALGVRYRTNALAQEKTGEFWVSGKMFGGGPHGDFENAEVSVFLGKNPWHTHGFPQARTVLKEISRDPERAMIVLDPCVTDTAKIADYHLQLQPGTDAWALSAMIAIVIQEELEDTTFISNHTEGFGQIRSHFAHLNIAEYCKIAQLDVDLVTLATRRLAKAKSVSIFEDLGTQQNINSTLVSYLQRILFVITGNFAKKGAANIGVSLLSVSDASKGDVSVKGTQKNTNYKVSPVLGSKVIIGLLPCNEIPDEILTDHPNRFRAAIIESSNPVHSYADSGRMREAMKALEFTVVIDVAMTETASIADYILPASSAYEKHECVFFQIDFPRNTFQLRHPIVDKLAGTKIEAEIHTLLLEELGALKPAHTAILRGAAKLGRRSFALTFTALLKFKPELMKVLPSLLYRSLGHTLDQGNAASAAPFWALCHQFVRKNRKYAANAGFTGPLWEAGEKMFDTLLNSPSGFIFSDSGTDYSDTWNRMTRTDKKIQLYLPELFPQTCNLDTSLLACPKEFPFILTAGQRRGETANTIIRDASWDKNNKSPSLYIHPEDADKLKIESGDQVKISTQTGSGQTHAFVTEQQRPGFISLPNGLGLIYTNAQGETVQIGIAPNELTSSDRKDFFAGTPWHKYVPAKLEKLSEV; encoded by the coding sequence ATGTCACAAGAGAAACAAAAAGCACTGTTAAAAAAATCATCTTGCATTCTATGCAGTGTTAATTGTGGTCTAGACATTCAAACTGGCGGTGAAACAGGCAGAGAGCTTTTAAAAATTAAAGGTGATAAAGATAACCCATCATCGCAAGGTTACCTCTGTAATAAAGCTGCCCGTCTAAATCATTATCAAATGGGGCAAGATAGAATTAATTCTCCTATGCGACGTAAAAGTGACGGTAGCTATGAAGCTGTCTCATGGGAAACAGCAATCAAAGAGGTCGCGTCAGGTTTAAATAAGGTCAAACAAAACCATGGTGGAGATAAAATTCTTTTCATTGGCGGTGGTGGCCAAGGTAATCATCTTGGTGGCCTTTACAGCGATGGCCTGCAAAAGGCTTTAGGTGTGCGCTACCGTACAAATGCTTTAGCGCAAGAAAAAACGGGCGAGTTCTGGGTGAGTGGTAAAATGTTTGGTGGCGGCCCTCATGGCGATTTTGAAAATGCTGAGGTCAGTGTGTTTTTAGGTAAAAATCCTTGGCACACACATGGTTTTCCACAAGCTCGCACGGTATTAAAAGAAATATCAAGAGACCCTGAACGGGCCATGATCGTTTTAGACCCCTGTGTTACCGATACCGCTAAAATCGCTGATTATCACCTTCAACTTCAACCTGGAACAGATGCTTGGGCGTTATCAGCAATGATTGCGATTGTAATCCAAGAAGAGCTGGAAGATACAACATTCATATCAAATCATACTGAAGGGTTTGGTCAAATTCGTTCTCACTTTGCCCATTTAAACATTGCTGAGTATTGTAAAATAGCTCAATTAGATGTTGATTTAGTGACTCTGGCAACTCGTCGATTAGCTAAGGCGAAATCAGTCTCAATATTTGAAGACCTGGGTACGCAGCAAAATATTAATTCAACATTGGTCAGCTACCTCCAACGCATTTTATTTGTTATTACTGGAAACTTTGCAAAAAAAGGAGCTGCCAATATTGGTGTTTCTTTATTATCAGTATCTGATGCAAGCAAGGGTGACGTCTCAGTAAAGGGCACCCAAAAAAATACTAATTACAAAGTAAGCCCAGTGCTTGGCTCAAAAGTCATTATTGGTTTATTGCCGTGTAATGAAATTCCCGATGAAATATTAACCGACCATCCCAATCGATTTAGAGCAGCAATTATTGAAAGCTCCAATCCTGTTCATTCCTATGCCGATAGCGGGCGAATGCGCGAAGCAATGAAAGCGTTGGAGTTCACTGTAGTGATTGATGTTGCAATGACAGAAACAGCCAGCATTGCGGATTATATTTTACCTGCATCAAGCGCCTATGAAAAACATGAATGTGTCTTTTTTCAAATAGATTTTCCTAGGAATACTTTCCAATTACGCCATCCAATTGTTGATAAGCTGGCAGGCACCAAAATTGAAGCTGAAATTCATACTTTATTACTTGAGGAATTAGGGGCGTTAAAACCTGCTCATACAGCTATTTTACGTGGAGCTGCAAAACTAGGTCGACGAAGCTTTGCTCTTACTTTCACTGCATTACTTAAATTTAAACCAGAGCTGATGAAAGTATTACCTTCTTTATTGTACCGTTCTTTGGGTCACACTCTTGACCAAGGAAACGCTGCATCTGCTGCCCCTTTTTGGGCTTTATGTCATCAATTTGTTCGTAAAAACCGAAAGTATGCTGCCAATGCAGGATTTACAGGCCCGCTATGGGAAGCCGGTGAAAAAATGTTTGATACCTTATTAAATAGTCCATCAGGCTTTATATTTTCAGATTCAGGAACTGACTATAGCGATACTTGGAATCGTATGACTAGAACTGATAAAAAAATTCAACTATATCTACCAGAACTGTTCCCACAAACTTGTAATTTAGACACTAGTTTACTGGCTTGCCCAAAAGAGTTCCCCTTCATTTTGACCGCTGGACAACGACGAGGTGAAACGGCAAATACAATCATTCGAGATGCATCTTGGGATAAAAATAATAAATCACCTAGTTTATATATTCACCCAGAAGATGCAGATAAGTTAAAAATTGAATCCGGTGACCAAGTAAAAATAAGTACTCAAACCGGCTCAGGACAAACCCACGCATTCGTTACTGAGCAGCAACGGCCAGGATTTATTAGCTTACCCAATGGCTTGGGGCTTATTTACACCAATGCACAAGGTGAAACGGTTCAAATAGGTATAGCACCAAATGAATTGACATCATCAGACCGAAAAGATTTTTTTGCTGGTACCCCTTGGCATAAATATGTTCCTGCCAAATTAGAAAAATTATCAGAAGTTTAA
- a CDS encoding ferredoxin--NADP reductase encodes MAFYYQKVLEVKHWNDTLFSFKTTRPESLKFHNGHFVMLGLEVEGKPLMRAYSIASANYAEHLEFLSIKVPDGPLTSRLQHLQKNDTVMVSMKPVGTLVIHDLTPAKNLYLFATGTGLAPFMSIVRDFETYERFDKIILVHGVRYVSELAYHDYLLKELTDDEYIGDMVKEKLIYYPTVTREPFKNQGRLTDLITNGKLCKDIGLALLTPETDRAMICGSPSMLKDTCKLLDDLGFRASTHTGDVSDYVIERSFVEK; translated from the coding sequence ATGGCTTTTTATTACCAAAAAGTACTTGAAGTAAAGCACTGGAATGACACGTTGTTTAGTTTTAAAACCACCAGACCTGAAAGTTTAAAGTTTCATAATGGCCACTTTGTCATGCTCGGATTAGAAGTTGAAGGTAAACCTTTAATGCGAGCATACAGCATAGCGAGTGCTAATTATGCTGAACACTTAGAGTTCTTAAGCATAAAAGTGCCAGACGGTCCATTAACCTCTAGGCTACAACATCTACAAAAAAACGATACGGTGATGGTCAGTATGAAACCAGTAGGCACATTGGTTATACATGACTTAACCCCTGCGAAAAATTTATACTTATTTGCTACAGGAACAGGGTTAGCCCCCTTTATGAGCATCGTTAGAGATTTTGAAACCTATGAACGCTTTGACAAAATAATTCTCGTTCATGGTGTACGTTATGTTAGTGAACTGGCTTACCACGACTACCTTCTTAAAGAGCTGACTGACGATGAATATATTGGCGACATGGTGAAAGAAAAACTTATTTATTATCCAACCGTTACACGAGAGCCATTTAAAAACCAAGGTCGATTAACAGATCTGATCACTAACGGTAAGCTCTGTAAAGACATAGGTTTAGCGCTATTAACCCCAGAAACTGATCGTGCCATGATTTGTGGCAGTCCTAGTATGCTCAAAGACACGTGCAAACTTCTAGACGATTTAGGTTTTAGGGCTTCAACGCACACAGGTGATGTTTCTGATTATGTTATTGAACGTTCTTTTGTTGAAAAGTAA
- the fdxA gene encoding ferredoxin FdxA, whose protein sequence is MAFYVTDNCIKCKHTDCVSVCPVDCFHEGENFLVINPDTCIDCALCEPECPVGAIYSRESLPDKQKHFIKINEELSQKWPVISEQKSPLLDAEKWDGVANKVEFLIQ, encoded by the coding sequence ATGGCATTTTATGTAACGGATAACTGTATAAAGTGTAAGCATACTGATTGTGTTTCAGTGTGCCCTGTTGATTGTTTTCATGAAGGTGAAAACTTTTTGGTCATAAACCCAGATACCTGTATAGATTGTGCACTGTGTGAACCTGAATGTCCGGTGGGCGCGATATACAGCCGCGAAAGTTTACCTGATAAACAAAAACATTTTATAAAAATAAATGAAGAATTAAGCCAAAAATGGCCTGTTATTTCAGAACAAAAGTCACCACTCCTTGATGCAGAAAAATGGGATGGAGTTGCAAACAAAGTTGAATTTTTAATTCAATAA
- a CDS encoding EAL domain-containing protein, which translates to MLQPIKNNFRIYFAITLYVIWVVIFSAVNYFKEKQHLYSELDQQLENATLTIPSILPKDLHRKDMSKKDLSEQQDLAITLALSEYTQRTDIVYLYTLILRNNKIFYTSSSASDAELESNTFAFNYFEYYDDAASDIPAMFEQRQSQIHESRDKWGDFRSILIPVNADDGSVYIVGADISISHIDTLLNEALYSNLIISALFLLFACPLIITLSLEPRRQVRLLAKKIARQTSKLLKSEAKLASIFEYSPIGIMHYDIKGVIKKTNKRFEEILLTERDTLIGFNMLERLENPELLNMVTQSLQGKVSVFEGPYTSISGQRFMYLHANFAPLYSNTGELEGGIGVFNDITEKQQSTEDLKKLSMVVEYSPESIFITNVSGIIEHVNPKFTDITGYTAAEVIGKKANVFRSSYTPDSVYQKLWATILSGQQWSGELQNSKKNGELFWAQVCVVPVTNDGAITHFIGIQVDVTTARLASQKIAYQATHDMLTGLINRYEFENLLAQCILSSQQDKTTHTLIFLDLDQFKIINDTCGHMAGDEMLCQLGLLLSKHIKPKDILARLGGDEFAILMMQCSLEQAQSAAHNILELIANYQFLWEKNIFSISASIGVAEINSQTKNTKEILICVDSACYAAKDLGRNRIHLYQLDDELLAKRDGEFRWVHELKYALNENRFELYAQPIVSLSDPTQKRIYEVLLRLRTRSGDIAPPGAFLPVAERYNLSEAIDRWVVDHTLIWMELHFKHLGDIDHLAINLSGASLGSSALLSHIMQQITLHHLPPSMIKFEITETAAISNLRDATLFIKTLCEFGCQFALDDFGSGLSSFAYLKNLPVTTLKIDGMFVKDILDDPIDEAMVKSINDIGHVMGMKTIAEFVENDAIRQRLKDMGVDFAQGYEIGRPVPIDDIL; encoded by the coding sequence TTGTTACAGCCAATTAAAAATAACTTCCGTATCTACTTTGCTATTACGCTATATGTAATATGGGTAGTCATTTTTTCTGCAGTCAATTATTTCAAAGAAAAACAACACCTGTATTCTGAGCTGGATCAACAGCTAGAAAATGCAACTCTGACGATACCTTCGATTCTTCCCAAGGATTTGCATCGTAAGGATATGAGCAAAAAAGATCTGTCTGAGCAACAAGATCTTGCTATTACCTTAGCGTTATCAGAATATACTCAGCGCACTGATATTGTTTATCTCTATACTCTTATCTTACGAAATAATAAAATTTTCTACACCTCTTCAAGCGCCTCTGATGCTGAGCTAGAATCCAATACGTTTGCGTTTAATTATTTTGAATATTATGACGATGCCGCATCAGATATTCCGGCTATGTTTGAACAACGTCAGAGTCAAATCCATGAAAGTAGAGATAAATGGGGCGATTTTCGTAGTATCCTCATACCTGTTAATGCCGATGATGGTAGCGTATATATTGTTGGTGCTGACATTTCAATTAGCCATATCGACACACTATTAAATGAGGCCTTATATTCCAATTTAATCATCTCGGCTTTATTTTTATTATTTGCCTGCCCCTTAATTATTACTCTTAGCTTAGAGCCTCGTCGGCAAGTTAGGCTTCTGGCAAAAAAAATAGCACGACAAACATCTAAGTTACTCAAAAGTGAAGCAAAGCTAGCATCAATTTTTGAATATTCCCCAATTGGTATTATGCATTACGATATTAAGGGTGTGATAAAAAAAACCAATAAACGTTTTGAAGAAATCCTCCTGACAGAAAGGGATACGCTGATTGGTTTTAACATGCTTGAGCGGCTTGAAAATCCTGAATTACTGAACATGGTGACACAGTCATTGCAAGGTAAAGTGAGTGTTTTTGAAGGCCCTTATACATCAATATCCGGCCAACGGTTTATGTATTTACACGCAAATTTCGCCCCACTTTATTCCAATACTGGAGAGTTAGAAGGCGGTATTGGTGTCTTTAATGACATCACAGAAAAGCAGCAAAGTACTGAGGACTTGAAAAAACTATCTATGGTGGTTGAGTACAGTCCTGAGAGTATATTCATAACAAATGTAAGCGGTATTATTGAACATGTGAACCCTAAGTTTACCGACATAACAGGTTATACCGCAGCCGAAGTTATCGGTAAGAAAGCTAATGTTTTTCGATCAAGTTATACGCCTGATAGTGTTTATCAAAAACTCTGGGCAACGATATTATCAGGTCAACAATGGAGCGGTGAATTACAAAATAGTAAAAAAAATGGTGAACTGTTTTGGGCCCAAGTCTGCGTTGTACCCGTCACCAATGATGGTGCTATAACCCATTTTATTGGCATTCAAGTAGATGTAACTACAGCAAGACTGGCTTCTCAAAAAATAGCCTATCAGGCAACTCACGATATGCTGACAGGATTAATTAATCGCTATGAATTTGAAAACCTACTTGCTCAATGCATATTATCTTCACAACAAGATAAGACTACTCATACATTAATATTTTTAGACCTGGATCAGTTCAAAATCATCAATGATACCTGCGGCCACATGGCCGGAGATGAAATGCTGTGTCAATTAGGTCTGTTGTTAAGTAAACATATTAAACCAAAAGACATATTAGCCCGTTTAGGCGGTGATGAGTTTGCCATTTTAATGATGCAATGCAGTCTCGAACAAGCCCAGAGCGCAGCGCACAATATACTAGAATTAATTGCGAATTATCAGTTTTTGTGGGAAAAGAATATATTTAGCATCAGTGCTAGTATCGGTGTTGCTGAAATTAACAGTCAAACAAAAAATACCAAAGAAATATTAATTTGTGTTGATTCAGCTTGTTATGCCGCTAAAGATTTAGGCCGTAACCGTATCCATCTCTATCAACTTGACGATGAATTATTAGCCAAGCGCGATGGTGAATTCCGTTGGGTTCATGAACTCAAATATGCGTTGAATGAAAATAGATTTGAACTCTATGCCCAACCGATAGTGTCACTTTCAGATCCAACGCAAAAGCGCATTTATGAGGTATTACTCCGATTGCGCACACGAAGCGGTGATATTGCTCCCCCCGGCGCATTTTTGCCTGTAGCAGAACGCTATAACTTGTCAGAAGCGATAGACCGTTGGGTAGTTGACCATACATTAATTTGGATGGAACTACATTTTAAACATTTAGGTGATATTGATCATTTAGCGATCAACTTGTCAGGCGCATCGTTAGGGAGTAGTGCGCTACTCAGCCATATTATGCAGCAGATCACATTGCATCATTTACCACCCAGTATGATCAAGTTTGAAATAACAGAAACGGCTGCGATTAGTAATTTACGGGATGCAACCTTATTTATCAAAACATTGTGTGAGTTTGGTTGTCAATTTGCGCTGGATGATTTTGGCAGTGGTTTGTCCTCATTCGCATATTTGAAAAACTTACCCGTGACTACGTTGAAGATTGATGGGATGTTCGTTAAAGATATTTTGGACGATCCTATCGATGAAGCTATGGTTAAATCAATCAATGATATTGGTCATGTTATGGGTATGAAAACAATTGCTGAATTTGTTGAGAATGATGCTATTAGACAGCGACTAAAGGATATGGGAGTTGATTTCGCCCAAGGTTATGAGATCGGCAGACCTGTTCCCATCGACGATATTCTGTAA
- a CDS encoding DUF4382 domain-containing protein — MKIVNKLVALSLSSLLVACGGDDSTTAPKMGVFSLGVSDNPSDAKDVTIAFKQVVLKHDAGSISFDVSDNGALKQVNLLEFQGTAVETLVSDQSIPVGEYQMCIYMQRSETPNADSSYVKTLDDNLHGLTTNSNGSCGGVGADDTDTGRLFFNKTFTIAAGINSFVAEFDLNSGLQDPHGNKDYWTLKPTSVQLYNNAEVGAIKGNIPADLTTQCQTAAGGSIFSQAVYLYSDATALDNMSDFRSEAVVAPITAPIAAARVNDIVDQNNQVIGQGYEFGFVVAGSYSVGYTCVAQHDDPDVNNTPDDINQPFFIYADKQAVIVTNGTVANGDFADILNP, encoded by the coding sequence ATGAAAATAGTTAATAAACTTGTCGCACTCTCCCTCTCCAGTTTACTTGTCGCCTGTGGTGGTGACGACAGCACAACGGCGCCGAAAATGGGAGTATTCAGCTTAGGCGTCTCAGATAACCCAAGTGACGCTAAAGATGTGACGATCGCTTTTAAACAAGTGGTATTGAAACACGATGCTGGCAGCATTTCATTTGACGTGTCTGACAATGGCGCATTAAAGCAAGTCAACTTACTTGAATTTCAAGGCACCGCAGTTGAAACCTTAGTGAGTGACCAGAGTATCCCTGTCGGCGAATACCAAATGTGTATTTACATGCAAAGAAGTGAAACGCCAAATGCCGATAGCTCTTATGTGAAAACCCTGGATGATAATCTCCATGGTCTGACAACCAACAGCAATGGCTCATGTGGCGGTGTGGGTGCGGATGATACCGATACAGGGCGTTTATTTTTTAATAAAACCTTCACTATCGCTGCCGGTATAAACAGCTTTGTGGCCGAATTTGATCTAAACAGTGGCTTACAAGACCCTCACGGAAATAAAGACTACTGGACCCTAAAGCCAACGTCTGTGCAGTTATATAACAATGCTGAAGTCGGCGCGATTAAAGGCAATATCCCCGCAGACCTGACAACACAATGTCAAACTGCCGCCGGTGGCAGTATCTTTAGCCAGGCAGTCTATTTATATTCCGATGCAACCGCGCTCGACAATATGAGCGATTTCAGAAGTGAGGCCGTTGTAGCCCCAATAACTGCACCGATTGCAGCCGCTAGAGTCAATGACATTGTCGACCAAAACAATCAAGTTATTGGTCAAGGTTATGAATTTGGTTTTGTCGTTGCGGGTAGCTACAGCGTGGGTTACACCTGTGTCGCTCAACATGATGATCCTGATGTCAATAATACTCCAGATGATATTAACCAGCCTTTCTTCATTTATGCAGACAAACAAGCTGTGATAGTGACCAATGGCACTGTCGCCAATGGCGATTTTGCTGACATACTTAACCCATAG
- a CDS encoding diguanylate cyclase, protein MIKIKKNKIKRLTSIGQLQSRIFLLLLLSFSFAVFGYRVFIEIPQLKSALKLSVSQQLASLALAGNREIERINTINYDYAIWDDTYAFSKDFNADFIENNLNVEVFSNLKIDGFILIDDNNTVLFKSGFNSKTKSEIDFFLPDNKGIKNYLNLSPSAIERYDTPSYTGLIVTNFGPTLFSSVKIKKSNKTGDGNIYLIILKIFDQDLVDEMASFTFTNINYAPFNGGSTLYSGSDWLDVKPEPKISSETELYLHDVWNNPIGKLTMQHPNSVNPSWLDWKSLLFILLLMGMLYIIFSIFSLKITKPINILANKIRETSNNNHKNISCTLSKIENKNDITEIYTVYRYFNELIDRVNAQNKTLNENTLLDPLTNIANRRALLLYFEKQIPFFTRFNIDFMVIMIDVDYFKFYNDFYGHQAGDGALIKVSTHLESFFKRQTDICVRYGGEEFLIVSAINENESCNFIVSELIESFKMLNIEHSKSHVKPFITISAGACLFKNEKNYNVPLNIDSVISKADTALYQAKKYGRNQVVFVDYDENNKNSLM, encoded by the coding sequence ATGATTAAAATTAAAAAAAACAAAATTAAAAGATTAACTTCCATTGGGCAATTACAAAGCCGAATATTTTTATTGTTGTTATTGTCTTTCTCATTTGCGGTATTCGGTTATAGGGTTTTCATCGAAATACCCCAACTTAAAAGTGCACTAAAGTTAAGTGTTAGCCAACAACTTGCCTCTTTAGCTCTAGCTGGGAATCGTGAAATTGAAAGAATAAATACAATTAATTATGATTATGCTATCTGGGATGATACTTATGCGTTCTCAAAAGATTTTAATGCTGATTTTATAGAAAATAACCTTAATGTTGAAGTGTTCTCAAATTTGAAAATAGATGGATTTATTTTAATCGACGATAACAATACAGTTTTATTTAAATCAGGGTTTAATTCTAAAACAAAGAGTGAAATTGATTTTTTTCTCCCAGATAATAAAGGCATAAAAAACTATCTTAATCTATCACCTTCTGCAATAGAACGATATGACACGCCTAGCTATACTGGCTTGATTGTGACTAATTTTGGTCCAACTTTATTTAGCTCAGTAAAAATAAAAAAAAGCAATAAGACTGGTGATGGCAATATATATTTAATAATATTGAAAATATTCGATCAAGATTTGGTTGATGAAATGGCAAGTTTTACTTTTACGAATATAAATTATGCTCCTTTTAATGGTGGAAGCACGTTATATTCAGGAAGTGATTGGCTAGACGTAAAGCCAGAACCAAAAATATCAAGTGAAACGGAATTGTATTTACACGATGTTTGGAATAATCCAATCGGAAAATTAACAATGCAACACCCTAATAGCGTAAACCCATCATGGTTGGATTGGAAAAGTTTGTTATTTATATTATTATTAATGGGGATGCTGTATATAATTTTTTCAATTTTTAGCTTAAAAATTACTAAACCAATAAATATTCTTGCAAATAAAATTAGAGAAACCTCAAATAATAACCACAAAAATATTAGTTGTACATTAAGTAAAATCGAAAACAAGAACGATATAACAGAAATATATACTGTTTACAGGTATTTCAATGAATTAATTGATAGGGTAAATGCACAAAATAAAACCTTGAATGAAAATACTCTATTAGATCCATTAACTAATATAGCAAATAGAAGAGCATTGTTATTATATTTTGAGAAACAAATACCTTTCTTTACTAGGTTTAATATCGATTTTATGGTAATTATGATAGATGTAGATTATTTTAAGTTCTATAACGATTTTTATGGTCATCAGGCTGGTGACGGGGCTCTAATTAAAGTCTCGACACATTTAGAAAGTTTTTTTAAAAGACAGACAGATATTTGTGTTCGATATGGAGGTGAAGAGTTTTTGATAGTAAGCGCCATAAATGAAAATGAAAGTTGTAATTTTATTGTTTCTGAATTAATTGAATCATTTAAAATGTTAAATATAGAACATAGTAAGTCTCATGTAAAACCATTTATAACAATAAGTGCGGGTGCGTGTTTATTTAAAAATGAAAAAAATTATAATGTGCCATTAAATATTGATAGTGTAATATCAAAAGCTGACACCGCTTTATACCAAGCAAAAAAATATGGAAGAAATCAGGTCGTATTCGTTGATTATGATGAAAATAATAAAAATTCTTTAATGTGA